One Microbacterium sp. SSM24 genomic window, GCGCGCAGTTCGTCCGCCTCGCGGGCACGGGCCTCGCCGTCGTCGGTGATGGCCGTCAGTTCGCGGTCGGCGGTCCGCCAACGTTCGTACGCCTCGCGGTACGTCGCCAGCGCGCCCTGCACGGCGACGCCCCCGAAGCGGTCGAGCGCATCGCGTTGGGCGACAGCGCTCCGCAGCCGCAGCTGGTCGGACTGGCCGTGCACGACGACGAGCTCGTCAGCGAGGTCGGCGAGCACGCCGGCCGGAGCGGTCCTGCCGCCGACCGAGGCCCGGCCGCGCCCTTCGCTCGAGATCGATCGCCCGACGAAGAGCTCGGCGCGCCCGTCGCCGAGCGGCTCGAGGTCTCCTCCGGCGTCGCGGACACGATCGGCGACCGCCCCCGACTCGGGCACGATCCACACCCCGTCGACCGTCGCATGCGTCGCTCCCGATCGCACGGCGCCGGAGTCGGCCCGCTGTCCGAGGAGGAGCCCGAGCCCCGTCACGACCATCGTCTTCCCCGCGCCCGTCTCACCGGTGATCGCGGTGAACCCGGGCCCGATGGGCAGGGTCGCCTCCGCGATCACCCCGAGGTCGCGCAGGCGCATCTCCTCGATCACGGCGTGGGTCCCGTGATCGCGGCGGGTCCTCGCCAGCCTTCGACCGGCAGCCGGAACTTTCGCACGAGCCGGTCGGTGAACCGCGCCGGATGCAGTCGCGCGAGCCGCACCGGGTTCTCGGAGCGTCGCACGACCACGCGGGCGCCGGGCGGCAGGTCGTGGGAGCGGCGTCCGTCGCACCACAGGATCCCGACGCCGTTGGTGCGCTCGAGCACCTCGATCGCCACGGCATGCTGGGGACCGACGACGAGCGGCTTCGCGAAGAGGGCGTGGGCCGACAGCGGCACGACGGAGATCGCCTCGACGGTCGGCCAGATCACGGGTCCGCCGGCGGAGAAGTTGTAGGCCGTCGATCCCGTGGGGGTGGACACGACGACCCCGTCGCACCCGAAGGTGGACAGCGGGCGTCCGTCGACCTCGATCACGACCTCGAGCATGCGTTCGCGGCTGGCCTTCTCGACCGTGGCCTCGTTGAGCGCCCAGGTCTCGTAGATGACGGAGTCCGCGGCATCCTTCACCCGCACCGCCAGCGCGAGGCGCTCCTCGACCTCGTAGTCGCGGGCGATGACGCGCCTCACCGCGTCGTCCATGTCATCGCGCTCGATCTCGGCGAGAAAGCCGACGTGGCCCATGTTGATGCCGAGGACCGGCGCCGTCCCCTCGCGGACGAGCTCGGCGGCCCGGAGGATCGTGCCGTCTCCGCCGAGCACGATCGCCAGCTCGACATCGGCCACCGGGACGTCGTCTCCGAGCACCGCGACCTCGCCTAACGACGGGATCACGGCCGAGAGCTCGGCTCGGTCGTCTGCGGCGAGGACCGGGCGCGCGCCCGCCGCACGCAGCGCCGCCACGACCCGCTCGGCGGCGAACACGGTGTCGTCGCGATGGGCGTGCGCGACGACGAGGATGTCGCGCACGGTGCGTGCGTCGTTGTCGGTCATCAGACCCCCGCCAGTCGGTTCACGGTGCTCAACCATTCTGTCGGATTGCTCCCACGTCCCGGCGCGAGGTGCGCGATGTACTCGGAATTGCCGTGCGTTCCCACGATCGGGGACGACACGACGCCACAGGTGCCGAGCCCGGCATCCCAGGCCGACCAGAGCACGCCGGCCACGGCATCCGCCCGCAGCGCGGGATTCGTGACCAGGCCGCCCTTCACCGCCGTGCGGCCGACCTCGAACTGCGGCTTCACGAGCAGCACCAGGTCGCCTTCGTCGGCGACCACTGCTCGAGCGGCCGGCAGCACGTGCGCGAGGGAGATGAACGACAGATCGCCGGTGACCACTGACGGCGGCGCATCGACGCCGCTCACCTCGGCAAGGGACTGCGCAGTCATGTGACGCACGTTGTACCCCTCGATCGAGACCACTCCGGGGTCGGAGGCGACGGATGCCGCGAGCTGCCCGTGCCCGACATCCACCGCGATCACCGGCTCAGCGCCCCGCTCCCGCAGCACCTGGGTGAACCCGCCGGTCGAGGCGCCCATGTCGAGCGCGACGCGACCCGCGACGGCGATGCCGAAGGCGTCCAGGCCGGCGATGAGCTTGTGCGCGGCGCGGCTGACGTAGTGATCGACACCGGCGACCTCGATCGACGCGGAGTCGCCGACGGGTGTCGACGCCTTCACGACCGGCCGTCCGTCGACGGTCACGAGGCCGTCGGCAATGAGGGTCGCCGCGTGGGTTCGCGATCGTGCGAGCCCCCGGGCAGCCAGCGCGGCATCGAGCCGCGACGTCATGACGCGGACGAGGCGCCGGGCGTGGCTTCGAGCCGCCGCGCCAGCGTGTCGTGGAGGGCGTCGTACGCGTCGGCACGGGTCGGCAGCGGCTGCGCCTCGATCACCTCGAGCGTGGACAGCAGGTCGCCGGGGTCGGTCTCGCGGGCGGACGCGTGCTCGTCGGGCTGCACCATTCCCCAAGGATACGGCGAACCACCCGCGTCGCCGTGCGACTCAGGGGCGGTGGAAGGGATCCGCGTAGAGCTGCTCGGGAACTCGGAACCCGAAGATCGCCCGCCCGGTCGACCAGATCGCGGCCGCGCCTGCGCGCAGCAGGTCGATCGGCCGGTCGCCCTCCGACACGATCCGCACGTCCGGTCCCTCGATCCGCACCACGGCGCCTCGCACCGTGGCGACGTCGCCCTCGATCTTCACCTCGGGATACGGCTCGTGGAGTTCGCGCAGGTCGCCGAGAATGAACGTCGGCTGCGACCCCTGGGGTGCCGCGAGGACGTGCTTGGGCCGGTCGATTCCGGTGAGCACCAGCGCCGAGTCGATTCCGGCCCGGTTGGCGCCGAGAATGTCGGTGTCGAGGCGGTCGCCGAGGAAGAGCGGATGCTGCGCCCCGAACCGGGCGACGGCCTCCTCGAAGATCGGCACCTCGGGTTTGCCGGCGACCGTCGCCAGACGGCCGATCGCGGTGTGCACGGCGGACACGAGCGTGCCGTTGCCCGGCGCGACACCGCGAGCCTGCGGAATCGTCCAGTCGGTGTTGGTGGCGATCCAGGGGATGCCGCCCTCCTCCTCGGGCACCTTCAGCGCGAACGCGGCCTCAGCCAGTTGCGTCCAGCCGACCTCGGGCGCGAAGCCCTGCACGACGGCCGCGGGGGCGTCGTCCGCGGATCGCGTCACCACGAATCCGGCCTTGTTCACCTCATCGACGAGGCCGTCGCCGCCGACGACGAGAATCGTCGATCCCGGCGCCACACGCTGCGTGAGGAGGCGCATCGCGGCCTGAGGGCTCGTGACGACCTCGTCCGGTCGGGTGGAGAGACCCAGTTCGGACAGATGCGCCGCGACCGAGGCATCCGTCCTCGAAGCGTTGTTCGTGATGTATCCGAGGGTGCGGCCGTCACGCGCGCGAGTGAGGCTCTCGACCGCATGCGGCAGCGCGCCCGCGCCCGCGTAGACCACGCCGTCGAGATCGGCCAGCACGACATCCACGCCGTCGAGCGGACGGGCCGGCTGCGACGGGCGACCGAACAGCGGCATCAGCGGTCGGTGCCTTCGCCGTCGGGGGCTTCATCGGCAGGCTCCGCATCGGGTGCTTCGTCGACGCCGGCCTCGATGAGGATCTCGGCCACCTCGTCCTCGATGGAAACAGCCGCGGATGCCTCATCCCCGGCCTGGGGCAGGAAGATCCCAGCGTCCGGCGCGGTGTCGGCGTCGGCTTCGGCGTCGGCGTCGGCTTCCGTATCGGTGTCGGTGTCGGCGTCGGCTTCGGCGTCGGCGTCGGCTTCCGTATCGGTGTCGGCGTCGGCGTCGGCGTCGGCGTCGGCGTCGGCGTCGGCGTCGGCGTCGGCGTCGGCGTCGGCGACTGTGTCAGCTTCCGTGTCGGCGTCGGCGTCGGCGTCGGCGACGGAGTTCTCGAGTGCTCCGCTGTCGATGTCGTCGTCCTCGATCTCGATGATCTCGTCGATGAAGACGGTCTCGAGGTCGCCGGCTCCGCTGGCCGCGTCGATCGCCTCGGCCGCGACCTGCGCGCGCTCTTCCCAACGCTCGGCCTCTTCGGTCCGACCGAGTTCCTCGAGCACGGTGGCGCGGGCGGAGAAGAGCGCCGGGCTCCACTCGAAGGCGCGGTCGGGATCGAGTTCGGGGATGTCGAGTTCCTGGAGTGCACGCTCGGGTTCACCCAAGTCGAGACGAGCACCGGACATCGCGATGGCCAGGCCGACGCGGACCTCGGTCGGCAGCGCGGCGCGATCGACGCCGCGGCCGACTTCGAGCGCGCGATCGGGGCGGCCGACGCCGCGCTCGCTGTCCACCATCAGGGCGATCTGGTCATCCTTGCCCGAGATGCGGCGGTAGGTGCGCAATTCGCGAAGAGCGAGGGCATAGTCCCCCGTCGCGTACGCCGTGATCGCGAGCGTCTCACGGACGATCGCGATACGACCGGCGCGGCGTGAGGCGGAGAGCGCGTGCTGATGGGCGAGTTCAGGGTCGTCGTCGATCAGCTCGGACGCCATGACGAGGTGCCGGGCGACCTGCTCGGCATTCTCTTTGCTGAGCGTCTTGAGCTCGTTGCGCGCGCTGGGGTGCAGGTCCTGCGGCATCACCTCGTCGGGGATGACGGGATCGTCGTGGCGGGGCCGGACGGAACGGATCTCCTCCGGACGCGTCGCGCGGTCGGGGCGATCGGCACCGCCCCGCGTCGGACGATCGGGACGCCCCGAGCGCTGCGAACCGCGATCACCTTCGCGTCGCTCATAGGGACGGCGCTCACCATCACGGGGCGGATACGACTTACGGTCACCATCGCGCTTCTCGTACGGCTTCCGGTCGCCATCGCGCTTCTCGTACGGCTTACGATCACCGTCACGCTTCTCGTACGGTTTGCGGTTACCGTCGCGCGGCGGGTAGGACCTACGCTCGCCATCACGCGGCGGGTACGACCTACGCTCGCCATCGCGCTTCTCGTACGGCTTACGATCACCGTCACGCTTCTCGTA contains:
- a CDS encoding HAD-IIA family hydrolase, which gives rise to MPLFGRPSQPARPLDGVDVVLADLDGVVYAGAGALPHAVESLTRARDGRTLGYITNNASRTDASVAAHLSELGLSTRPDEVVTSPQAAMRLLTQRVAPGSTILVVGGDGLVDEVNKAGFVVTRSADDAPAAVVQGFAPEVGWTQLAEAAFALKVPEEEGGIPWIATNTDWTIPQARGVAPGNGTLVSAVHTAIGRLATVAGKPEVPIFEEAVARFGAQHPLFLGDRLDTDILGANRAGIDSALVLTGIDRPKHVLAAPQGSQPTFILGDLRELHEPYPEVKIEGDVATVRGAVVRIEGPDVRIVSEGDRPIDLLRAGAAAIWSTGRAIFGFRVPEQLYADPFHRP
- a CDS encoding NAD kinase, encoding MTDNDARTVRDILVVAHAHRDDTVFAAERVVAALRAAGARPVLAADDRAELSAVIPSLGEVAVLGDDVPVADVELAIVLGGDGTILRAAELVREGTAPVLGINMGHVGFLAEIERDDMDDAVRRVIARDYEVEERLALAVRVKDAADSVIYETWALNEATVEKASRERMLEVVIEVDGRPLSTFGCDGVVVSTPTGSTAYNFSAGGPVIWPTVEAISVVPLSAHALFAKPLVVGPQHAVAIEVLERTNGVGILWCDGRRSHDLPPGARVVVRRSENPVRLARLHPARFTDRLVRKFRLPVEGWRGPAAITGPTP
- a CDS encoding TlyA family RNA methyltransferase, which produces MTSRLDAALAARGLARSRTHAATLIADGLVTVDGRPVVKASTPVGDSASIEVAGVDHYVSRAAHKLIAGLDAFGIAVAGRVALDMGASTGGFTQVLRERGAEPVIAVDVGHGQLAASVASDPGVVSIEGYNVRHMTAQSLAEVSGVDAPPSVVTGDLSFISLAHVLPAARAVVADEGDLVLLVKPQFEVGRTAVKGGLVTNPALRADAVAGVLWSAWDAGLGTCGVVSSPIVGTHGNSEYIAHLAPGRGSNPTEWLSTVNRLAGV
- a CDS encoding primosomal protein — encoded protein: MAEHEPSDDAADRATRGHTDGRPPRARDAGSRAPQQSRGRDGAPSGSRDDRGRNDRKPYEKRDGERKSYPPRDGERKSYPPRDGERKSYPPRDGERKSYPPRDGERKSYPPRDGERKSYPPRDGERKSYPPRDGNRKPYEKRDGDRKPYEKRDGERRSYPPRDGERRSYPPRDGNRKPYEKRDGDRKPYEKRDGDRKPYEKRDGDRKSYPPRDGERRPYERREGDRGSQRSGRPDRPTRGGADRPDRATRPEEIRSVRPRHDDPVIPDEVMPQDLHPSARNELKTLSKENAEQVARHLVMASELIDDDPELAHQHALSASRRAGRIAIVRETLAITAYATGDYALALRELRTYRRISGKDDQIALMVDSERGVGRPDRALEVGRGVDRAALPTEVRVGLAIAMSGARLDLGEPERALQELDIPELDPDRAFEWSPALFSARATVLEELGRTEEAERWEERAQVAAEAIDAASGAGDLETVFIDEIIEIEDDDIDSGALENSVADADADADTEADTVADADADADADADADADADADADTDTEADADAEADADTDTDTEADADAEADADTAPDAGIFLPQAGDEASAAVSIEDEVAEILIEAGVDEAPDAEPADEAPDGEGTDR